One window of Paludibacter propionicigenes WB4 genomic DNA carries:
- a CDS encoding ribulokinase, which yields MKYVIGLDYGSDSCRAVVVNAATGEEMASAVKYYPRWMEGKYCVPTANQYRQHPLDYIEGLEYTVKTALSKCPAGTAEKVVGIAFDTTGSTPVFTDKNGTPLSLLPEFAENPNAMFVLWKDHTAIKEAQEINDLASKWDIDYTSYEGGIYSSEWFWAKALHVLRVDEKVRNAAYSIVEHCDWLPGLITDKTDPSVICRSRCASGHKAMWLEKWGGLPSEQFLTTLDPLLAGYRQRLYTDTCPSDKKVGNLTEEWAARLGLTTNVAVAVGAFDCHMGAVGAEVKPGALVRVIGTSTCDIMVSSYEEMGHKLIPGICGQVDGSVIPGMIGLEAGQSAFGDVYAWFKNVLAWPIENILSKSTLIDAETKKKLIEESIDQIIPALSVEAAKVPVSESTVLATDWMNGRRTPDANQLVKGTITGLNLGSSAPLIFRALVEATAYGSKAIVDRFIENGVEIKEIIGIGGIALKSPFVMQTLADVLNMPIKVARAEQACAFGTSMFAAVVAGVYDKVEDAQKAMGMGFASEYFPNKENVELYKELYKNYIKLGQFTEKELFS from the coding sequence ATGAAATACGTTATAGGTTTAGATTATGGAAGCGATTCTTGTCGCGCAGTAGTAGTAAACGCTGCCACAGGTGAGGAAATGGCTTCAGCAGTAAAATATTATCCACGTTGGATGGAAGGAAAATATTGTGTTCCAACAGCAAATCAATATCGTCAGCACCCGCTTGATTATATTGAAGGATTGGAATATACCGTAAAAACTGCCTTATCAAAATGCCCTGCCGGAACTGCCGAAAAAGTAGTTGGTATTGCATTTGACACCACCGGAAGTACTCCAGTATTTACCGACAAAAACGGTACACCACTTTCATTACTACCTGAATTTGCAGAAAATCCAAATGCAATGTTCGTATTGTGGAAAGATCATACCGCCATTAAAGAAGCCCAGGAAATTAATGACTTAGCTTCAAAATGGGATATTGACTATACTTCTTACGAAGGAGGTATCTATTCATCCGAATGGTTTTGGGCAAAAGCATTGCACGTACTTCGTGTTGACGAAAAAGTACGTAATGCCGCATATTCTATCGTTGAACACTGCGATTGGTTGCCGGGCTTGATTACCGACAAAACCGATCCATCTGTTATTTGCCGCAGCCGTTGTGCTTCCGGTCACAAAGCTATGTGGTTGGAAAAATGGGGTGGCTTACCTTCAGAACAATTCCTGACTACACTTGATCCATTATTGGCCGGCTATCGTCAACGTCTGTATACTGACACATGTCCAAGCGATAAAAAAGTAGGAAACTTAACAGAAGAATGGGCAGCTCGTTTAGGCTTAACAACCAATGTTGCTGTTGCTGTAGGTGCATTCGATTGCCACATGGGTGCAGTAGGTGCCGAAGTTAAACCGGGTGCTTTGGTACGCGTTATCGGAACTTCTACCTGCGACATTATGGTTTCCAGTTACGAAGAAATGGGTCATAAACTTATTCCGGGTATTTGCGGACAAGTTGATGGATCAGTTATCCCCGGCATGATTGGACTGGAAGCCGGACAATCGGCCTTCGGTGATGTATATGCCTGGTTCAAAAACGTTTTAGCATGGCCAATTGAAAACATACTTTCTAAGAGTACGTTAATTGATGCTGAAACCAAGAAAAAACTTATTGAAGAATCGATAGATCAAATCATTCCTGCACTTTCTGTTGAAGCTGCTAAGGTGCCTGTTTCCGAATCAACTGTTTTGGCTACCGACTGGATGAATGGACGTCGTACTCCTGACGCTAACCAACTGGTAAAAGGAACTATCACCGGATTAAATCTGGGAAGCTCAGCTCCTCTTATTTTCCGTGCTTTGGTTGAAGCAACAGCTTACGGATCAAAAGCTATCGTTGATCGCTTTATCGAAAATGGTGTTGAAATCAAAGAAATCATCGGTATCGGTGGTATCGCATTGAAATCTCCTTTCGTAATGCAAACACTGGCCGATGTACTGAATATGCCTATTAAAGTTGCCAGAGCCGAACAGGCTTGTGCTTTCGGAACATCGATGTTTGCTGCTGTAGTAGCAGGCGTTTATGACAAAGTGGAAGATGCTCAAAAAGCTATGGGTATGGGATTTGCTTCTGAATATTTCCCGAACAAAGAAAATGTAGAACTGTACAAAGAGTTATACAAAAACTACATCAAACTTGGTCAGTTTACTGAAAAAGAACTATTTTCTTAA
- the araA gene encoding L-arabinose isomerase: protein MAFENLEVWFVTGAQLLYGGDAVVKVDAHSNEMVAGLNASGNLPVKVVYKGTANSSSEISEIMRAANGDTKCIGLITWMHTFSPAKMWIHGLMDYKKPLLHLHTQFNEVIPWSEIDMDFMNLNQSAHGDREFGHITSRLRKPRKIVVGYWKDKSTHDKIATWMRVAAAHNDAQDLLIIRFGDNMNNVAVTDGDKVEAEIRLGYHVDNAPIAKLVPYVEAVTEAEIDALVAEYEKQYDFADDCKKGTDKYDVVRKAAAQEIGLRRFLQDKGAKGFTTSFNELEGMSQLMGFASQRLMAEGYGFGAEGDWKTAALCRTMWVMAQGLPGGSSFLEDYVLNFDGANSSILQAHMLEISPEITANKPRVEVHFLGIGDAGVCARLIFQAHEGEGVAATIIDMGNRFRMIVNEVKVIKPQPLPKLPVACALWIPQPNLEVGAGAWITAGGTHHSSFSFAVTTEMLEDYAEILDVELLVIDKDTTIRTFKQDIRNNEVYYMLNKALR, encoded by the coding sequence ATGGCATTCGAAAATTTAGAAGTATGGTTCGTAACAGGAGCTCAGCTGCTGTACGGTGGTGATGCAGTTGTAAAAGTAGACGCACACTCAAACGAAATGGTTGCAGGATTAAACGCCTCAGGCAATCTACCTGTAAAAGTAGTATATAAAGGAACAGCTAATTCTTCTTCTGAAATATCAGAAATTATGCGTGCTGCCAACGGTGATACAAAATGTATCGGTTTGATAACATGGATGCATACTTTCTCTCCTGCTAAAATGTGGATTCATGGCTTGATGGATTACAAAAAACCATTATTGCACCTTCACACTCAATTTAATGAAGTAATTCCATGGTCGGAAATTGACATGGACTTCATGAACCTTAATCAATCGGCTCACGGTGACCGTGAATTTGGTCATATCACAAGTCGTCTTCGCAAACCTCGTAAAATCGTTGTAGGTTACTGGAAAGATAAGTCTACTCACGATAAAATTGCAACTTGGATGCGCGTTGCTGCAGCTCATAACGATGCTCAGGACTTGTTGATTATCCGTTTTGGTGATAACATGAACAATGTAGCCGTAACCGATGGAGATAAAGTGGAAGCTGAAATCCGTTTGGGTTACCACGTTGATAACGCTCCGATTGCTAAGCTTGTGCCTTACGTAGAAGCTGTAACCGAAGCTGAAATTGACGCATTGGTTGCTGAATACGAAAAACAGTATGACTTTGCTGATGACTGCAAAAAAGGGACTGATAAATACGATGTTGTTCGTAAAGCAGCTGCTCAGGAAATCGGTTTACGTCGTTTCTTGCAAGACAAAGGTGCTAAAGGTTTCACCACCAGCTTTAATGAGTTGGAAGGCATGAGCCAGTTGATGGGCTTTGCATCACAACGTCTGATGGCAGAAGGTTACGGATTCGGTGCAGAAGGCGACTGGAAAACAGCTGCTCTTTGCCGTACCATGTGGGTTATGGCTCAGGGTCTACCAGGCGGATCTTCATTCCTCGAAGATTATGTATTGAACTTTGATGGAGCTAACAGCTCTATTCTTCAGGCTCACATGTTGGAAATCAGCCCGGAAATCACCGCTAACAAGCCACGTGTTGAAGTACATTTCTTAGGTATTGGCGATGCTGGTGTTTGTGCTCGTCTCATCTTCCAGGCTCACGAAGGCGAAGGAGTTGCAGCTACAATCATTGACATGGGTAACCGTTTCCGTATGATTGTGAACGAAGTGAAAGTTATCAAACCGCAACCACTTCCAAAATTACCTGTAGCTTGTGCATTGTGGATTCCACAACCTAACCTTGAAGTTGGTGCCGGTGCATGGATTACTGCAGGAGGAACACACCACTCAAGCTTCTCGTTTGCTGTTACCACCGAAATGTTGGAAGACTATGCAGAAATTCTGGATGTTGAATTATTGGTTATCGATAAGGACACTACCATCCGCACTTTCAAACAAGACATTCGCAATAACGAAGTTTATTACATGTTGAATAAAGCACTTAGATAA
- a CDS encoding alpha-N-arabinofuranosidase: MKKIFLVASLLSAMTISAQTGASKITIHADQGKTQISKEIYGQFSEHLGSCIYGGIWVGENSPIPNIKGYRTDVFNAIKELKVPVLRWPGGCFADEYHWMDGVGPREKRPTISNNNWGGVIEDNSFGTNEFFNLCEMLDCEPYLSGNVGSGTVEELAKWVEYITSAGNSPMANLRRQNGREKPWKLKYLGVGNESWGCGGNMTAQFYSDVYKRYSTYCREYDGNKLFKIASGASDVDYNWTETLMKNIGNKMEGISLHYYTCKGWEGSKGSATKFDKNDYLWTISKTLEIDDMIKKHIAIMDKYDPKNKVALMVDEWGTWWDQEPGNHTALYQQNTLRDAFVAALNLNIFNKYAERVKMTNIAQVVNVLQAMILTEGPKMVLTPTYHVFNMYKVHMGATYLPLEVTSDSLTYNKTKFPIVNASASKDSKGLIHITLTNVDLDKDQKVTIDLPNVKITKVEGKILTAKTIDSHNTFENPNVVVPAVFKDAKITKTGLTVNVPAKSIISLEL, from the coding sequence ATGAAAAAAATATTCTTAGTCGCATCTTTATTGTCAGCAATGACAATCTCTGCTCAAACAGGAGCTTCTAAAATTACGATCCATGCCGATCAGGGCAAAACGCAAATTAGTAAAGAAATTTACGGCCAGTTCTCAGAACATTTGGGTAGCTGTATTTATGGAGGTATTTGGGTTGGCGAAAATTCGCCCATTCCGAATATCAAAGGTTATAGAACCGATGTTTTTAATGCAATTAAGGAGCTTAAAGTACCTGTATTGCGTTGGCCGGGCGGTTGTTTTGCCGATGAATACCACTGGATGGATGGAGTTGGTCCTCGTGAAAAACGTCCAACCATATCGAACAACAACTGGGGTGGTGTAATCGAAGACAATAGTTTCGGAACGAATGAGTTTTTCAATCTGTGCGAAATGCTTGATTGCGAACCTTATTTGAGTGGTAACGTTGGTAGTGGAACCGTTGAGGAATTGGCTAAATGGGTTGAGTATATTACCTCTGCAGGAAATAGTCCAATGGCTAATTTACGTCGTCAAAACGGACGTGAAAAACCATGGAAACTGAAATACTTAGGTGTTGGTAACGAAAGCTGGGGTTGTGGAGGAAATATGACTGCACAATTCTATTCGGACGTTTACAAAAGATATTCTACTTATTGTCGTGAATATGACGGTAATAAACTGTTCAAAATTGCCAGTGGTGCCAGCGATGTAGATTATAACTGGACAGAAACACTGATGAAGAATATCGGCAATAAAATGGAAGGCATTTCATTGCATTATTACACTTGTAAAGGCTGGGAAGGAAGCAAAGGCTCTGCTACTAAATTTGACAAGAACGATTATTTGTGGACCATAAGCAAGACTCTTGAGATTGATGATATGATTAAAAAACATATTGCTATCATGGATAAATATGATCCGAAAAACAAAGTTGCGTTAATGGTAGATGAATGGGGAACATGGTGGGATCAAGAGCCCGGAAATCATACAGCCCTTTATCAACAAAATACGTTGCGTGATGCTTTTGTAGCAGCATTAAATTTGAATATTTTCAACAAATATGCAGAGCGTGTAAAAATGACAAACATTGCGCAAGTAGTGAATGTATTGCAAGCAATGATTCTTACCGAAGGACCAAAAATGGTGCTTACACCGACGTATCATGTTTTCAACATGTACAAAGTTCATATGGGCGCTACATACTTACCACTTGAGGTTACAAGTGATTCGTTGACATATAACAAAACAAAATTCCCGATTGTAAATGCATCAGCATCCAAAGATTCAAAAGGGTTGATTCATATAACGCTGACAAATGTTGATTTGGACAAAGATCAAAAAGTGACAATAGATCTTCCTAATGTAAAAATCACAAAGGTTGAAGGTAAGATTTTGACGGCTAAAACGATTGATTCGCACAATACATTTGAAAATCCGAACGTAGTGGTTCCGGCAGTTTTCAAAGACGCTAAAATAACAAAAACAGGTTTGACGGTGAATGTACCGGCAAAATCAATAATATCGCTTGAATTATAA
- a CDS encoding L-ribulose-5-phosphate 4-epimerase: MLEQLKEEVFKANLDLVKHGLVIFTWGNVSGIDRETGLVVIKPSGVSYDTMTADDMVVVDLFGKVVEGKLKPSSDTPTHVALYRAFPNIGGVVHTHSTYATSWAQAGKDIPNIGTTHSDYFSAAIPCTRGLTQQEVEGEYEAETGKVIITRFYGLNPDYIPGVIVKNHGPFSWGKDAHDAVHNAAVMEQVAKMAYISFNINPELTMDKHLVKKHFYRKHGPGAYYGQ; encoded by the coding sequence ATGTTAGAGCAATTAAAAGAAGAAGTTTTCAAAGCAAATCTTGACTTGGTAAAACATGGATTGGTAATATTTACCTGGGGAAATGTAAGCGGTATCGACCGTGAAACAGGGTTAGTAGTTATTAAACCTTCAGGCGTATCATACGATACTATGACTGCCGACGATATGGTAGTGGTAGACTTATTCGGCAAAGTGGTGGAAGGAAAACTAAAACCATCTTCGGACACTCCTACCCACGTGGCTCTTTACAGAGCTTTTCCCAATATCGGCGGAGTTGTTCACACACATTCAACGTATGCTACTTCGTGGGCTCAGGCAGGTAAAGATATTCCAAACATTGGAACTACTCACTCAGACTATTTTAGCGCTGCGATACCATGTACCCGTGGACTTACGCAACAAGAAGTAGAGGGTGAATATGAAGCCGAAACCGGCAAAGTGATTATTACCCGTTTCTATGGATTGAATCCTGATTATATTCCTGGAGTCATTGTAAAAAATCATGGACCGTTCTCTTGGGGCAAAGACGCACACGATGCTGTACATAATGCCGCAGTGATGGAGCAAGTTGCCAAAATGGCTTACATCTCTTTCAATATCAATCCGGAGCTGACAATGGATAAGCATCTGGTAAAAAAACACTTTTACCGCAAACACGGACCCGGAGCGTATTACGGACAATAA
- a CDS encoding NUDIX hydrolase, protein MNSTFYQNKDTFLVAVDCIIMGFRDNELQILIARRRMEPLKGGWSLMGGFVNATESINEAAKRVVEEYTGIDNIFMEQVGAYGELNRDLADRVISIAYFALVDMDLFDSSLIEKHNTRWVRITQLPELIFDHKKMVDNTINILQRKAAIKPIGFNLLGDQFTLPTLQSLYESIYQERIDKRNFRKKLLTMDILEKMEEKDKSSSKRGAFYYRFNKEKYDQLIEQGLHFSL, encoded by the coding sequence ATGAATTCTACATTTTATCAAAATAAAGACACATTTCTTGTAGCTGTCGACTGTATAATTATGGGCTTTCGGGACAATGAACTACAAATTCTTATTGCCCGCCGTCGAATGGAGCCGCTAAAAGGAGGATGGTCGCTGATGGGAGGGTTCGTAAACGCGACTGAGAGTATAAATGAAGCAGCCAAAAGGGTGGTTGAAGAATACACCGGCATTGATAATATCTTCATGGAACAAGTAGGAGCCTATGGCGAGCTCAACCGTGATTTGGCCGACCGCGTTATCTCCATTGCTTATTTTGCTTTAGTTGATATGGATTTGTTTGATTCGTCGCTTATCGAAAAGCACAATACCCGCTGGGTCAGAATTACTCAATTGCCGGAACTTATTTTCGACCATAAAAAAATGGTAGATAATACAATCAATATCCTTCAGCGAAAAGCAGCCATTAAGCCAATTGGCTTCAACCTGCTGGGCGATCAATTTACCTTGCCAACGTTGCAGAGTTTGTACGAATCGATTTATCAGGAACGCATCGACAAACGTAATTTCAGAAAGAAATTATTAACAATGGATATTTTGGAAAAAATGGAAGAGAAAGATAAAAGCTCATCCAAAAGAGGAGCTTTCTATTATCGATTCAACAAAGAGAAATACGATCAGCTAATAGAGCAGGGATTGCATTTCTCGTTGTAA
- a CDS encoding S46 family peptidase, with amino-acid sequence MKKLFIVLLTLCTFVGVKADEGMWMLPLIQKLNIQKMNGMGLTLTAEDIYSDQQVSLKDAVVVFGNGCTGVMVSNQGLVFTNHHCGFDAIQQHSSVDHNYLKDGFTAEKLTDEIPTPGLSVKFLVKIQDVTERIISQLPDTLLGHKRTEKQDSLIRVIEKETEKGTNYSARVKPFYSGNEYYLFVYEEFTDVRFAYAPPTSIGKFGGDTDNWMWPRHTGDFSVFRVYCSPDGKPAKYSKDNVPYSPKRFASISNQGYQPGDYAMIMGNPGTTSRYLSSWGINNRMNSTNQARIDVRGAKQDVWHSFMRVDEAINIAYASKFARSSNYWKNSIGMNKAVTKLGIINEKKAEEKAFAAWVKQSPEREAKYKNVLRTLEDGYTKNYPYNRALNYLNESLLNGVEMPRIATQVERIISKNLGEKELQTQIEAIYKDYYPTVDQATLVAMLNVYKKSVDADALPEFYNTIQKKYKGDYTKFAEYLFGKSDFTSLDKITKAIKNKKVDFSKDPAIIFSQEVRKTLESIRSQEFNKNSERIKDAERLYESGIKAMSAETGKPMYPDANSTMRLTFGKVGGYNPADAVTYKYYTTTKGILEKEVPGDEEFDVSPKLKTAILEKNYGAYIDKKTGEMHVAFLSNNDITGGNSGSPIFNAKGELLGLAFDGNWEAMSGDIVFEPDLQRTINVDVRYILFVMDKIGGAQRLINELSIK; translated from the coding sequence ATGAAAAAACTATTTATTGTACTGCTCACGCTCTGCACATTTGTTGGGGTTAAAGCCGACGAAGGCATGTGGATGCTACCTTTAATCCAAAAACTGAACATTCAAAAAATGAATGGCATGGGTTTAACGCTTACAGCTGAAGATATTTACAGCGATCAGCAGGTAAGCCTGAAAGATGCAGTTGTGGTTTTCGGAAATGGTTGCACAGGTGTAATGGTTTCTAATCAGGGACTTGTATTTACCAATCACCACTGCGGCTTTGACGCCATTCAACAACACAGCTCTGTAGATCATAATTATCTGAAAGATGGATTTACTGCCGAAAAACTAACCGACGAAATTCCTACTCCGGGTCTTTCTGTGAAGTTCTTAGTAAAAATTCAGGATGTCACTGAGCGAATAATATCTCAACTTCCCGACACTTTGCTTGGGCATAAACGCACGGAAAAACAGGATTCGTTGATAAGAGTGATAGAAAAAGAAACAGAAAAAGGAACCAATTATTCTGCTCGTGTAAAACCGTTTTATTCCGGCAACGAATACTACCTGTTTGTTTATGAGGAATTCACCGATGTCCGGTTTGCCTACGCCCCTCCTACTTCGATAGGTAAATTTGGCGGCGACACCGACAACTGGATGTGGCCTCGTCACACAGGCGACTTTTCTGTATTTCGTGTTTACTGCTCGCCCGATGGTAAGCCCGCTAAATACTCTAAAGACAATGTACCATATTCTCCTAAGCGATTTGCGTCTATTTCAAACCAAGGCTATCAACCGGGAGATTACGCTATGATCATGGGAAACCCGGGAACAACAAGCCGCTACCTGTCATCCTGGGGAATCAACAACAGAATGAATTCTACTAATCAGGCACGTATTGATGTACGCGGAGCAAAGCAAGATGTATGGCATTCGTTTATGCGCGTAGATGAAGCCATTAATATTGCTTATGCCAGTAAGTTTGCCCGCAGCTCCAATTACTGGAAAAACAGTATCGGTATGAATAAAGCCGTTACCAAATTAGGCATTATCAACGAGAAAAAAGCAGAGGAAAAAGCTTTTGCCGCGTGGGTTAAACAATCGCCCGAACGAGAAGCCAAGTATAAGAATGTACTGAGAACTCTTGAAGATGGATATACAAAAAACTATCCTTACAACAGAGCGCTGAACTACCTCAATGAATCACTCTTGAACGGTGTAGAAATGCCACGTATTGCAACTCAGGTAGAGAGAATAATAAGCAAAAATCTTGGTGAAAAAGAGCTACAAACCCAAATTGAAGCAATTTACAAAGATTATTATCCTACAGTAGATCAGGCTACATTAGTGGCCATGTTGAATGTTTATAAAAAATCGGTTGATGCTGATGCATTACCTGAATTTTACAACACAATTCAAAAGAAATACAAGGGTGATTATACAAAATTTGCCGAATATTTGTTCGGCAAATCTGATTTTACTTCGTTAGATAAAATCACTAAAGCCATTAAAAATAAAAAGGTTGACTTTTCAAAAGATCCTGCCATCATTTTCTCGCAGGAAGTTAGAAAAACGTTGGAGTCTATCCGAAGCCAGGAGTTCAACAAGAACTCAGAACGAATTAAGGATGCAGAACGCTTATACGAGAGCGGCATTAAAGCCATGTCGGCTGAAACAGGTAAACCTATGTATCCTGATGCCAACTCAACCATGCGTCTGACATTTGGTAAAGTAGGCGGTTACAATCCTGCTGACGCTGTAACTTATAAATACTACACTACCACCAAAGGAATCTTGGAAAAAGAAGTTCCCGGAGACGAAGAGTTTGATGTATCGCCAAAATTAAAAACAGCCATTCTTGAGAAAAACTATGGAGCTTATATCGACAAGAAAACCGGCGAAATGCACGTGGCATTCCTCAGCAACAATGACATCACCGGCGGCAATTCTGGAAGTCCGATTTTCAATGCCAAAGGAGAATTACTCGGTTTGGCTTTTGATGGAAACTGGGAAGCCATGAGCGGCGATATAGTGTTCGAACCAGACCTGCAAAGAACAATCAACGTGGATGTTCGCTATATTCTTTTTGTTATGGACAAAATTGGTGGAGCACAACGTTTGATTAATGAATTAAGCATAAAGTAA
- a CDS encoding ABC-F family ATP-binding cassette domain-containing protein, whose protein sequence is MITVSNLAIQFGKRVLFSDVNLKFTAGNCYGIIGANGAGKSTLIRMLSGDLDPTRGNIQFGAGERLSVLKQNHFEFDEFTVLETVMMGHTELWKVKEEKDAIYLKEDFSDADGIRASELEDKFSEMNGWNAESEAASLLSGLGIKEDLHYQLMKELSGMEKVRVLLARALFGKPDNLLLDEPTNDLDVDTVMWLENYLANYENTVLVVSHDRHFLDAVSTHTVDIDFGKVQLFSGNYSFWYESSQLALRQQQNQNKKADEKRKELEEFIRRFSANVAKSKQATSRKKMLEKLNVEEIQPSTRKYPGIIFTPDRDPGNMVLEIAGLSKTAEDGTVLFKDVNFNVEKNDKIIFLSRDPRAMTAFFEIINDHDKDHQGTYNWGITITHAYLPLDNSEFFNTDLNLVEWLGQFSTDTTESFIRGYLGKMLFAGEEIFKKASVLSGGEKMRCMISRMMLRNANVMILDSPANHLDLESIQAFNNTLVNFKGNVLMASHDREFIQTVCNRIIELTPNGIIDKQMDYDDYVTSEDIKAIRERMYK, encoded by the coding sequence ATGATCACCGTATCAAATCTAGCCATTCAATTTGGCAAACGAGTTTTATTTTCCGACGTAAATTTAAAGTTTACTGCCGGAAACTGTTATGGAATTATTGGCGCTAACGGCGCCGGAAAATCAACGCTTATCAGAATGCTGAGCGGCGACCTCGACCCTACCCGAGGCAATATTCAATTTGGCGCAGGCGAACGTTTATCCGTATTAAAACAGAACCACTTTGAGTTCGACGAATTTACCGTGCTCGAAACGGTTATGATGGGACATACCGAATTGTGGAAAGTAAAAGAAGAAAAAGATGCAATCTACCTGAAAGAAGACTTTTCAGACGCCGATGGCATCAGAGCTTCGGAACTGGAAGACAAGTTCTCGGAAATGAACGGTTGGAACGCCGAGAGTGAAGCAGCATCGTTACTTAGCGGACTCGGTATAAAAGAAGATTTGCACTACCAGCTAATGAAAGAACTCAGCGGTATGGAAAAAGTGCGCGTGCTTTTAGCCAGAGCGCTTTTTGGAAAGCCTGACAACTTGCTTCTCGATGAGCCAACCAATGACCTGGACGTAGACACCGTGATGTGGCTGGAAAACTATTTGGCCAACTATGAAAACACTGTATTGGTAGTTTCGCACGACCGTCACTTCCTCGATGCCGTAAGTACGCACACCGTTGATATTGATTTTGGAAAAGTACAGCTTTTCTCCGGAAACTATTCGTTCTGGTACGAATCAAGCCAGCTGGCTCTGCGTCAGCAACAAAACCAGAACAAGAAAGCTGACGAAAAACGTAAAGAACTTGAAGAATTTATTCGCCGTTTTAGTGCCAACGTGGCTAAATCTAAACAGGCGACCAGCCGTAAGAAAATGCTTGAAAAACTGAACGTGGAAGAAATTCAACCTTCAACCCGCAAGTATCCCGGTATCATTTTCACTCCGGACCGCGACCCGGGCAACATGGTACTGGAAATTGCCGGACTAAGCAAAACAGCCGAAGATGGCACAGTGCTTTTCAAAGACGTAAATTTCAACGTAGAGAAAAACGATAAAATCATTTTCTTATCGCGCGACCCGCGTGCCATGACGGCTTTCTTTGAAATTATCAACGATCACGACAAAGACCATCAAGGAACTTACAACTGGGGAATAACCATTACGCATGCATATTTACCACTTGACAATTCAGAGTTCTTCAATACGGATTTAAATCTGGTGGAATGGCTCGGCCAATTCTCAACTGACACTACCGAATCATTTATTCGGGGTTATCTGGGCAAGATGCTGTTTGCCGGAGAAGAAATCTTTAAAAAAGCCAGTGTACTTTCGGGAGGAGAAAAAATGCGTTGTATGATTTCGCGCATGATGCTTCGCAATGCCAATGTGATGATTCTGGATTCGCCGGCCAACCACCTCGATTTGGAATCCATTCAGGCATTTAATAACACCCTGGTCAACTTCAAAGGAAATGTACTTATGGCTTCGCATGACCGTGAATTTATCCAAACCGTTTGTAATCGTATCATTGAGCTTACTCCTAATGGTATTATTGACAAACAAATGGATTATGATGATTATGTGACTTCGGAAGACATTAAGGCTATACGTGAACGCATGTATAAATAA